Below is a genomic region from Lemur catta isolate mLemCat1 chromosome 15, mLemCat1.pri, whole genome shotgun sequence.
TCCTCCTGTCCCATCAAGGGGCAGGGTATGCTTGAAAGTCCTGGAGCCAGCCTCAGCCCTCTTCTAGGTCCCCTGGCCATAAGAGGAGAGACTGTCCCACTAGAGCCCAGCTCTGCAGTGCCCCCCACATCACCTGTTCTCTGGGCCAGAGAGCCTGGCAGGGCACCTGCGCCCCTGCAGAGCCTCAGCCATGAGCACcacaggcccaggctggggacaaGGCCCTGGAGAGCAAAGTGGGCCCAGTCTCATTCAGAGCGATGGCACATGGGTGCGGCAGGCCCCTGCTCCCACAACCATGGCCGACTTCCTGGGGCTGCTCTGAGCCCTATTGCACATCTTCTGTTTCTAgttcctccccccaccacccattttcctttttaaattaaaaaaaaaaaaatactagagagGAAGGCGAGGAAGAGCTGGGCACGGAGTGCTTTTGGAGCCCTTCTCCTCACGTCCGCACCAACCCTCTGGTCCCTAGCAGAGACAGCCGCAGTAGTTGTGCTGCGCCCACCTTCCCTGCCGTCTGTGTGGGTTCTTGATGGCTGAAATGGGTGTGCTGCTTGGGCCTCTGGTTCTTGCCTGTGAGAGGGGACACCCCTCCATTGTCTATAAGGTGCAATTCCCTGGGTTCTCCAGGGCTGCTGGCTGGGGCCCTGCTACCTGAGTCGCCCATCTGCTCTGACAGGCCCCAGCTCCGATTTGGGGTCGGGGGACAGAGAGCTCCAGCTGGTCAGTCTGCAGGGCTCCAAGGAAGGGCAGGCAGAGGGGCCCATGGCACACAGTCCGGCCACAGACCAGAAGCCCTTCAGTTCCCCGTCTGTCCAGGCCTCGAGTGCACGGCCAGTGAGCTGCGCGTGCTGCCGGGCGGCCTCCTCCACGAGCTCTGGCTGAGGCAGGTTCAGGATCCCACTCAGGCCCTGGAAACTCTGCTCCATGTACTCGTTGTGGGGTGGCCCCGCGTGCAGCCAGCTGGCATCATCTGGGGGTGCAGAGCAGGCAGTAAGTACACCCCGCCCAACAGACTCCACAGAGCCAGACCCAGGAGTCAGGTCTGCGCACTCTGGTTCTTGTCCCAGTTCTACCACTGAGTCGCTGCTTGCTGAGCAGCCTTGGGCTAACCCAAGGAATTTTCTGTGCCTGTCAAACTGTTAGTTTCATAAAACCAAGGCAGTAATTCCTGGATTCCCAACTTTACAATTAAGTAAAACAGTAGGTTCAAGGCACTTTAGAAAATGAGGTGACAGTCTGTGTCACCTGTGTCCCTTCCTGACCATCATCAGTGGCTCTCAGAACCCTCAGAAGCCTGTACTCAGGCCCTCCTCCCCTCATGCACAGACATCGGCCAACTTTGTCCCCTTGGCTTAGAGCACACCTCTCTTTCCCTGAGGCTCAGCCCCAGTCCCTGCCTGCTGTGCAGCTGGCCTCcattcttccctctgtgtccttcCCTAGACTGGGAGTTCCAGGAGCACAGAGGACATGGCCTGCCCACCCTGGACCTGTCGCAGCCCCTAGGCTACCCCTGCTCTTACACATCTTGTGATAGGATGCGGTGGAAGGAACATCCActgattgagcacctactgcaacCCAGCCATTCCTCCCCACACACTTGTCCCTAGTATCTCCCAGGGGTCAGTCACCTGTACCAGGCCTTCCCTTGCAGGAACCTGCCCAGCCTATGCCTCTGCTCAGAGACTGTTCCCGTAGCCTTAGCCAAGTGAGTGGGGAGCCACGTGACCCTGCCCACCTGCCACATGGTAGACTAGGATGGCCAATCAGGTTTGCTATCCCAAGAATGTGGAACCTAGGGACCAAGAGGCCCTGCCTAGTCTCTGTTGCACTAAGAAGCCACATATGGAGAAGCAGAAAAAGCCAGAGCCTGAGGCCAATATGCAGAGACAGGACAGAATGAGGGACAAGATGGCCCCAGAGAGATGGAGAAAGCACCTCTGGTTCCTGGCGAGACCTGAGAGATTTCCTGGGTTCTGTGAGGGGGAGCTCTGCATTCTTCcaataatttcccttttttaacTTGAGCTAGGTTGAGTGGATTTGTGCTGCATGCGCCCAGGTCTCCGTTAATTGTACTACTCCTACTTTACATGTGGTAAGACTGAGACTCGGGAAAGCCAAATAGTTTCCAAGGACAAAGGCCAATCAAACTGTCAGAGCTATGTTCCAGACCCAAGTCTGCCTGACCCTAAAGCTTCCCTTTTTACCAGAACAGAGGGCAGGACCCTGGCACACTAAGGGATAGAAGCTCAAGGCCCAACCTTCCCCTGGTCCCTTACTctagggctgggggtgcgctccCTGGCAAATCCTATTCTGTCTGGCTTTGAGGCATCATTTGGGAACTACATCCTTACCTTTCCTGAGAGGTAGTTTGCGGTTGAAGGTCAAGGGCAGCACAAGGAAGCGGGTCTCACCCAGCGGTTCCCAGAACTGAAGCAGTCGAACAGTCCAGGCCCCTGGCCGCAGGGGCCGGCTCAGTGGAGGCTTGTATTGCGTGACCTCAGTCTCCGCGTCTACTGTGATGTCGTAAGATGTGGCTACCACGTAAGTGGGGTCGATCCAGACCACCGTAGCTGTGAGGTTGGGGCCCCGGGCCCAGCGCTGCATGGCCACAGGCTCATCCAGCGGCCCCAGCAACCCCCCAAAGTTCCGGAAAAGACGCTCTTTGGGGTCCCACTCGGTGCCAACCTGTAGGGAAGGAGACAGCTGGGCAAGAGCCTGGGGAGAGGTCTTTCTCTCTACTCTGATGCTGCCTTTCACTGTGTAACCTCAGGCCAGTCACTATCTctttcttggcctcagtttccccatctgcaaaatgaaggggTCAGACTAGGAGATCTTTAATATCTCTCCCAGCTCTGAGATCTGTTCTAAGGTTCCATTTGGAACTGCTCTGCAGTGGTGGGGACATAAGGTAGAGATGGGGTCCACGGCCATGCCCAGAGACCATTCCCACATGACGCCAAAGCCTCTAAGAAAGAGACTGAGGAGCCACCCAAAAGCTTAATCATCTGGCCCAACTGGAATGTCCAAGTCTCTCTAGAAGAAATCTCTGCAGTTTAGAAGACCAGGCTTGCACTGTACTGGAACTaacactccctccctcctcactgcGTAGCCTGTGTCTCCCAACTGGGAGCTGCTCCTCAAAGTGCACATGCGGGGGTGACACAAGACGTCTGCATGGGACATCACCAAGGCTGCCATTACTGGGAAAGAAGAGCCCAGTGAACCCAGTCCATACAGGCCTAACCAAGTCCTTACCCCTCCCTTGGTGTCTGGCCCTCTCATCCCGCTACCCTGAGTCTTGCTGGGGGTCAGGAGAAAGCAAGGGGGGGACCTGTCCCACCTCCAAACTCTGGAGCCGGCTGGCCTGGTCACTGCGCCCCAACAGCTTCAGCGACCCCTGGGGCATCAGCCACATCTCAAGCGTCTCTGCTGGCCCCTGGGCTGAGGGCTGCACCGCCTGCGTCACCAGGTAGCCCTGGAAATGGTCGTCATAGAAATACAGGTGCACGCTGGACGGCAAGCCCCTGGGCTCAAACCTAAGAAGGTTCcagcagggagaaagggagatGCCATCAGCACACTCGACTTGGCCTGGAGTCCCAGGGAGGGGGCTCTGGGGAGTCCCATCCCCAGGCACTTCCTCTGCCCCAAATCTCACACCCCACAGCACCTACGTGCCTGGCTCTTGCCTTCTCtttttgtatttgcatttttccCTGCCTCGGACTGGGGGCTCACTGTGGGCTGGGGCTGTCGCTTTCTGATTGGCCTCCCCATAGGGCACCAAACCTTGAGGGCCTGCTGTGTGTCAGAAGGGGGGGTCTCACCTGCAGAGCTGGGTAGCCAGTGGGGGCGCGGCAGTGGCGGCGTGGCGCAGGCTGAGGCGGGCAAAGGCAGTGTAAGCGGTGAGCATGACATCACTGAGCCCACTGGGGCCATCGGCTGTGTCGTAGGTATTCTCCCAGTAGGCCTTGAGGGCTGGCGTGCCAGGGGGGTAGCTGCCATACAGGTGGAAGTCCAGGATTTCTAGTACCTCCTGGTTCACAGTCGACTCGAACTTCCGGGCGAAGAAGGTGGGTCTGGAGACTTGCTGGAGCGGGAGAGGCAAGGAAGGTGAAGGGCTCTGGAGGTCCCAGAGAGCACGGCAGGGGCTGGCCCCTCACAGCACTGCCCAGAGATCAGCCTCCTGCGGCTTTTCCTGCTGCTGTTGTAGCCCCAGACCCCTGAGGGCTGCCCCAGATGGAGGCCCCCCGGATTCTCTGACTGGCCTACCCTGCCCTTCTGACCTCAGAAACTCAAGGTGAGAGCTGGGGCGAAGGCCTAGCAAAGCGCAGCTTCTCTGGCCACGGACAAGCACCTGCAGCCGTAGGAAGTCCTGCGGCTTGAAGTCATTTGGGGAGCAGCCACACCAGTCCACGATGTGCTTGTACTGGCACTTGCAGCCCAGCTTGCGGTTCCAGTTGGTGACCCGCAGGTTGTTGTCTACGAGGGTCTCACAGGCCAGGCTGTTCTCCAGCACCGTGTGGAAGAAGGACTGCAGGGAGCAAGGGAGGGCGGAAGGTAAGCTGTGGGCAGCCCAGCCCACGCCCTCCCTGGCCTTCGTGCCTGTCTGGTCACCCACCTCGGCTGGGAGCAGCGTGTATGTATAGAACTGGCGTAGCTGGGCCACAAGCGGGTCATCTGTGTACACCACATATTCCACGAAGCTGCGTGTCAGCACAAACCAGTCGGAGCCACCATCCACCACGATGCCCGCTGGGATCTGCCGCTCACCCAGGCGCCACATGTGCGAGTCACACTCATGGAAGAGCCGGTCCAGGCCCTGTTTCTTGATGAACCTGTGGGTGGCAGAAGAGCCACGGCTGAGGGTCCTGCAGGGTGGGGTCTAAGTTCTTTCACCCACCTGGCAACCAGCACTCCTCAATCTGTGATTGGCTGGAGGCTTTGTAACCCAGGGCGGGGGCCACTGAGCCCCACTCAGCCCCACTGTGTGGGAGAGGTTGGGATGAGACCCCAGCACCAGGGCCTCCTTCCCCAACCCCCTCACCTGGAATTGTCCCGGCCGTGTGACTTGAGGAAATTTTTGTCCCGGTTCTTGGACAGGAATGCCACCAGCTCCTCATTGGTCCTGGGGAGGAATGGGTGCGGCAGCCATGTGTGACGGATGCTCAGTCACTGGCCCAGGGCAGACCCTAGtactctctccctccaccctggcCCTTCCTTCCTCACTGAGAGCTGTCTGGCCATGTGCCCTACCCCCGGCTGATGTTCTGGGTGGTGGGCACTTGAGGCCCCTGAGGAAGACCACCCATCCTTCCTCTACCACCTGCCGCCTGACCTGGCACCCCAGGTACTGACCTCTGgctcctcttcctgcccttctCCTGTCATTCTCAATTCTCAGATCATCCTGCAGCAACCCCTCCCCTAGAACATGGCTGGGGCCATGTCTGGGCAGTGCGGGTCCCAGAATGAgactgggggagaggagggagtcCACCAGGGCCCTCTAACCCAAGTGTCCAGACAggcctcccctctcctccagAGGATTCcgagccccacccccacacctggtTGGGTAGTCGGTGGCACTGAGGTTGATGAAGAAgtcccaggcccagccaggcacCTCCAGCAGGTCCCGCATGCTCCGCAGGTACATCCTCAGGAGGCTGGCCCCGCCCCAGATGGTGACCATGCGCCACGGTGTCACTCGCACGTTGTCATACAGCTGGGCTAGCTCCACCACCTCCCGGTGCAGGTAGTTGGAACGCTAGGGAGAGGAGACACTCAGCAGATGCAGCTGGGCATTCTAACTGCCCCCGTTCCCACCCCAGGACAGAGTATAAGTGACATGAAATGGAGAAAGCACAGGGCAGGGCTCCAGCTCCTAACCGTTGTGCCAGTGTGCTGGCGCCCC
It encodes:
- the XYLT2 gene encoding xylosyltransferase 2, with product MVASARVQKLVRRYKLAIATALAILLLQGLVVWSFSGLEEDEAGEKGRQRKPRLLDPGEGSKDTDSSAGRRGSASRRHGRWRGRAESPGVPVAKVVRAVTSRQRASRRVPPAPPPEAPGRQNLSGAAAGEALVGAAGFPPHGDTGSVEGAPQPTDNGFAPKCEIVGKDALSALARASTKQCQQEIANVVCLHQAGSLMPKAVPRHCQLSGKMSPGIQWDEMRAQQPMDGPPVRIAYMLVVHGRAIRQLKRLLKAVYHEQHFFYIHVDKRSNYLHREVVELAQLYDNVRVTPWRMVTIWGGASLLRMYLRSMRDLLEVPGWAWDFFINLSATDYPTRTNEELVAFLSKNRDKNFLKSHGRDNSRFIKKQGLDRLFHECDSHMWRLGERQIPAGIVVDGGSDWFVLTRSFVEYVVYTDDPLVAQLRQFYTYTLLPAESFFHTVLENSLACETLVDNNLRVTNWNRKLGCKCQYKHIVDWCGCSPNDFKPQDFLRLQQVSRPTFFARKFESTVNQEVLEILDFHLYGSYPPGTPALKAYWENTYDTADGPSGLSDVMLTAYTAFARLSLRHAATAAPPLATQLCRFEPRGLPSSVHLYFYDDHFQGYLVTQAVQPSAQGPAETLEMWLMPQGSLKLLGRSDQASRLQSLEVGTEWDPKERLFRNFGGLLGPLDEPVAMQRWARGPNLTATVVWIDPTYVVATSYDITVDAETEVTQYKPPLSRPLRPGAWTVRLLQFWEPLGETRFLVLPLTFNRKLPLRKDDASWLHAGPPHNEYMEQSFQGLSGILNLPQPELVEEAARQHAQLTGRALEAWTDGELKGFWSVAGLCAMGPSACPSLEPCRLTSWSSLSPDPKSELGPVRADGRLR